TTCAAACCGTCAAGTATAGATACAGAACCATCAAGAAAAGTGATCATACATGACGGTTATTAACCGTCATCTATACTAGAGACTATTCTTGACACCACTATACTTGACAGTTCTGGAAGGGCATAGATGACGGTTTTTAGCCGTCatgtatgagcgtttttcttgtagtggcGGCTGTTTTCATTTTAAGGGTGGTCGTgggtttgcttttgaagctgagtTGTTGGCGATTATTCATGCAATCTTAATTGCTCATAATCGTGGTTGGATTTTGCTTTGGATCGAAGCTGATTCTGAGTATGTGGTCCGGCTTCTTAATTCGAGAGGTGTGGATGTTCCTTGGCGGTTTGTTGCTCTCTGGAAGCACGTGCTTGCTAAGCTGTCGGATTTTCGTTTGTAGGTGTCGCACATTTTCTGTGAGGGAAATAGAGCagcggatattatggctaatcagGATCGTGTTGAGGGCTGGTGGCCATATGCGATTGAGGAGGTTAAGTCGGCGGTGATTATGGATATGGCGACGCACAGCGCGGTTCGCATTAAACATTGACGCCTGCTTCGCCATGGTCAGAGATGGGAGTGTTTGTCTGTGTGTTTCAGAGTAGAGCCTTCGGAAGTCAGAGGACAGAGCAGAGCTTGGCTTCAGCTCTggactttccagagctgattggtcagagcagagcagtttgccagagcagagccgttTCGCCAAAGCAGAGCATTCGGCATTCAGAGGTCAGAGCAGAGCGTGGCTTCAGCTCTGGTCTTCCAGAGCTGGATGGTTAGAACAGAGCAGTTTGTCTATGCTAGAGCAGAGCCattttgccagagcagagcttctgGTTCTGTGCAGAGTCAGCGTAGAGCGCAGAGCTCTTGCTGCGTTTTTAGCTTCTGGTCGGCAATGGGGGTGTtgacggcgacggcgtctcaccggccgtGTATTTACCCTTGCTGCTGGGTTTTTATCTTCTTTGTGGAGTTTGGTTGGGTGGGTTGGTTTCGGCGACGGAGTTTTGCCGGCCGGCTTTACTATTCTTCCTGATGTTTTTGCGGGGTTGGGTTGGTTGTTTCTTTTGGGGGTGCTAACAGCGACAGCGTCTCACCGGTCTTCTGCCTTCTGTGTTTTTGTTTGGTTTGTTTGGGTctgagccgggattgtttggggGTGATGGTTCGGCCGAAGCTCCGGAAACTTTCTCTTCcgctctttccttttttttgttttcgtctggtagacgagtactctttttcctttttacggtttttccctttaGATTTTctgtaaaaaggttttaatgaggctcggcccttagtctgcttttcttgtgcttttaagggttttttaggttttttctttttcttttttaataaaatcacaGTTTATATCATCATCACCATTATTTCTATATAGAAGAACTATGAAATTTCAAAGTAAAAGATGAGACGGTCAAAGTGTTTATTGACAAATAAGAAAAGTGGGTAGTATAAAGGAGAGAAATGGTATGCTCAATGTCTTATGTGAGCACCACTTACGTTTAACACATgttaatgttaatttttttgttttatatatgTACTTAGATtttaatatctaataaattattattcagatcattaatttttaaattacataaaaataaagttattttgttactttttattaattattcgaAGTTAAAAGGAAAATTGAACAAATCAAACTTTGACTTTTAtgtcatttataaaacaaataatttcaaCTACCATGCTCGTCGTCAACATGCAACAAAACCACCAATAAAAGGAGAAGAGGGAGAGAAAGGCGAGAAGATcgagagaaagggagagaaaAGGGGGAGTGAACAGCTGAAGATTAGAGTTTAGAGTGGGGAAGGAGCGTGGGTTGAGGCTCTGGATTGGTGTGTGGGCCGAATCCAAATGTATGATACACCCAGTGACCCAAATGTCCAGGAGACCATCTCTAATTCCAATATCAATTCATGAAGTActagaatcaaaataaatactaaagaTAATACTAATATGAATTAAACATGAATGATGCTCGTATAATATGGTCACATAAAATACGTAGCATAGCATTTACTAATTTTTAGGCATAGCATTGGGTGCATCACTTTTCCTTGTTATATATTAGGATTTCCCAGCCATATTCGCTACATCTAAGATATATAAAATCCGAATCCAATCATCCAACACAAAAAAGCGAAATGATTAAAGTATAAATCCCCAACGAAGAGATATATATACACCAGTAGACAGTAGCAATTATGATGAAATAAGCCCTAGTACGCAGGGCGAAAGAATGGAGCAATATGCCAAAAGAAAAACTCAAGTGGACATATGTTCAACATTTATATATGACCACAAAGCAAGGAAGCAGAGCTCTGGCGCTGAGCAAATACAGCTCTTCAATGGTGGAGTGCGCACCCACTTTCCCGGCAACCGAATCAAAACCTGATTGACCAACCATCTCCTCCATATTCTCAAGCGGCCTATGCACCCTTCCGGCTATCACTCTGCAAACTATGAGGGCCTTTCTCAGTGACGAATCCCCGTCCACCATTTCGATGGCTCTGCTGCTCGTTGAAGCGGTGAACACTCCCTCTTGTTTTGTGACGAACCCGTCTCTTAGAATCCGGCACACCCTGCATTTCTCCGATGCGCAGAGGCCGGACGACCCCTTCATGCCCAGTGAGCATTCCACCGTGGCTCCGTGGAATCTCAGCAGCTCGTTCCCATCGGCCAGGCAACGCGGATGCTTCTTCGCCAGTTTGCTTGCCCTGATTTTCACCACCTCTCGGTACTCCTCAAATTGGGCCAAAGTCTTGTGCATGTTGTGCACTTTCAGAATCCTCTCGATTCCGCTGCGCGCGCTGTCGCCCCTCGCTCGACAGATCATCTCCACGATTCTTCTAGAAGAATCCCCCTGGCCTAGTTCAGTAACTAAAAACAGAGACATACACAACAACTCAAACCTCTCAACCACATGAAATAGGTAATGCGAGAAAATTGGGAACCTGCGTGTTTGGAGAGATGATGCGCCTCAACAGCTTCCCATCTGACAAAGTGGTCGCCACATTTAGGGCAGAAGAGGGCTCCATTTGAAACCCCTCCCAAGGAAGATCTGGGCCTCGTCGAAGAAACAGAAACTCTCCTAGAC
The genomic region above belongs to Salvia miltiorrhiza cultivar Shanhuang (shh) chromosome 5, IMPLAD_Smil_shh, whole genome shotgun sequence and contains:
- the LOC130985722 gene encoding uncharacterized protein LOC130985722 — protein: MPAVWFALRRSMKCRSQQAEVHDPDGGSKSLSNISTKKTSGGGRSGCSRSIANLKDVINGSKRHTEKPPICSPRSIGSSELLNPMTHEVILDSETCELKISGASDLAGQRPVALGSPVMRSSSSLSRRVSVSSTRPRSSLGGVSNGALFCPKCGDHFVRWEAVEAHHLSKHAVTELGQGDSSRRIVEMICRARGDSARSGIERILKVHNMHKTLAQFEEYREVVKIRASKLAKKHPRCLADGNELLRFHGATVECSLGMKGSSGLCASEKCRVCRILRDGFVTKQEGVFTASTSSRAIEMVDGDSSLRKALIVCRVIAGRVHRPLENMEEMVGQSGFDSVAGKVGAHSTIEELYLLSARALLPCFVVIYKC